One part of the uncultured Celeribacter sp. genome encodes these proteins:
- a CDS encoding DUF2059 domain-containing protein, with amino-acid sequence MTDVRSDRLPSSRLSWLKLLLSGLMALVLALSLTRPAAAGDTTREAQLDALMKGLLFTEVVQVLSDEGRDMVDDYAEAGYGIPKRAWKEMITKLYDPAVMTRAFRAELAEALEGADLSSMVAFYESDLGQRIARLELDTRKMLSDETAKTAASDAWAALDPAARRAELIEQYVSANDLVEMNVVGALNSDVAYYQGLWQSSASDEAMSDSDLMREIWSSEAEVRASVSEWVYGFSTLAYDSLSDEELAQYVAFSKSDAGQKLNYALFAAFDGVYEQLSRGLGAGTASLMNVFDGQQL; translated from the coding sequence ATGACCGATGTGCGTTCCGACCGCCTGCCGTCCTCGCGTCTGAGCTGGCTGAAACTCTTGCTGTCGGGGCTGATGGCTCTGGTTCTGGCGCTGAGCCTGACGCGGCCTGCCGCTGCCGGAGACACGACGCGCGAGGCGCAGCTGGATGCGTTGATGAAGGGGTTGTTGTTCACCGAGGTGGTGCAGGTTCTCTCGGACGAGGGCCGCGATATGGTCGATGATTATGCCGAGGCGGGTTACGGCATTCCCAAGCGGGCCTGGAAAGAAATGATCACCAAGCTCTATGATCCGGCTGTGATGACCCGTGCTTTTCGTGCGGAGCTGGCCGAAGCGCTGGAGGGGGCGGATCTGAGCTCGATGGTGGCGTTTTATGAAAGCGATCTTGGGCAGCGTATCGCGCGGCTCGAACTGGACACCCGCAAGATGTTGTCCGATGAGACAGCCAAAACGGCTGCAAGCGACGCCTGGGCCGCGCTTGATCCCGCAGCGCGGCGGGCCGAGCTGATCGAACAATATGTCAGTGCCAACGATCTGGTGGAAATGAATGTGGTCGGTGCGCTCAACAGCGATGTCGCCTATTATCAGGGGCTTTGGCAGAGCAGCGCTTCGGATGAGGCCATGAGTGATAGCGATCTGATGCGCGAAATCTGGTCGTCCGAGGCTGAGGTGCGCGCCAGTGTTTCTGAATGGGTTTACGGGTTTTCGACCCTGGCCTACGATTCTCTGAGCGATGAGGAACTGGCCCAATACGTCGCGTTCTCAAAATCCGATGCCGGGCAGAAGCTCAACTATGCTCTTTTCGCAGCCTTTGATGGCGTCTATGAACAGCTGTCACGTGGGCTTGGGGCAGGGACCGCGTCTTTGATGAACGTCTTTGACGGGCAGCAGTTGTAA
- a CDS encoding 50S ribosomal protein L21: MFAVLKTGGKQYKVQSGDVLRVEKLAADAGEKVQFNEILMVGSTIGAPVVEGAAVQAEVIDQIKGEKLIHYVKRRRKHSSQRKKGHRQQLTLLKITDILETGADATGVKAAVGAGSVASAPAAPKAKAAPKKAAAKAEAPAAASDDLTAITGVGPAAAKKLADAGITTYAQLAAVDADTFDAVKVKAEWIEQAKELAK; encoded by the coding sequence ATGTTTGCGGTTTTGAAAACTGGCGGCAAGCAATACAAAGTGCAAAGCGGTGACGTTCTGCGCGTTGAGAAACTTGCGGCTGATGCTGGCGAAAAAGTCCAGTTCAACGAGATTCTGATGGTCGGCTCCACCATCGGCGCCCCCGTCGTGGAAGGCGCGGCCGTGCAAGCCGAAGTCATCGACCAGATCAAGGGTGAGAAACTCATCCACTACGTCAAGCGTCGTCGTAAGCACTCTTCGCAGCGTAAAAAAGGTCATCGTCAACAGCTGACCCTGCTGAAAATCACCGACATCCTCGAAACCGGCGCCGATGCGACCGGTGTCAAAGCGGCTGTGGGTGCTGGCTCTGTTGCTTCCGCTCCGGCGGCTCCGAAAGCCAAGGCAGCTCCGAAGAAAGCAGCTGCCAAGGCAGAAGCTCCGGCTGCTGCATCTGACGATCTGACCGCCATCACCGGTGTGGGTCCGGCTGCCGCCAAGAAACTGGCGGACGCAGGCATCACCACCTACGCTCAGCTCGCCGCTGTTGACGCCGACACTTTTGACGCCGTCAAAGTGAAAGCCGAGTGGATTGAACAAGCCAAAGAACTGGCGAAGTAA
- the rpmA gene encoding 50S ribosomal protein L27 — translation MAHKKAGGSSRNGRDSAGRRLGVKLYGGQEAISGNIIVRQRGTKFYPGEGVGLGKDHTIFATTDGKVNFRKGLKNRTFVDVLPVAEAAE, via the coding sequence ATGGCACATAAAAAAGCAGGCGGTTCATCCCGGAACGGTCGCGACTCTGCGGGTCGTCGTCTCGGCGTGAAACTCTACGGTGGCCAAGAAGCCATTTCCGGCAACATCATCGTGCGTCAGCGCGGCACGAAGTTCTACCCGGGTGAGGGCGTGGGTCTTGGCAAAGACCACACCATTTTTGCGACCACGGACGGCAAGGTTAACTTCCGCAAAGGTCTCAAGAACCGCACCTTCGTGGACGTGCTGCCGGTGGCAGAGGCCGCTGAATAA
- a CDS encoding GNAT family N-acetyltransferase, producing the protein METLQEKQQDRVESQAAIETDRFVLRPPRRSDAGLLAMYAGDERVARNSRSLPHPLPPGATEAFIARALKPDAVEKVWVLDGAAHGLSEVLGVISLKPLDRDQAEVAFWVAPSFWGTGLARTALKAMVEANPLGATTMFAEIFQDNQASARVVTAAGFDYIGDAETYSVARGGRVPTWTYLRKL; encoded by the coding sequence ATGGAGACGTTGCAGGAAAAACAGCAGGACAGGGTCGAAAGCCAGGCGGCGATCGAAACGGACCGCTTTGTACTGCGCCCGCCGCGCCGCTCTGACGCGGGATTGTTGGCGATGTATGCAGGCGACGAACGTGTGGCCCGCAACAGCAGATCCTTGCCCCATCCCTTGCCTCCGGGCGCGACCGAAGCCTTTATTGCACGGGCGCTGAAACCCGATGCCGTGGAAAAGGTCTGGGTTCTGGATGGTGCGGCACATGGGCTGTCCGAGGTTCTGGGCGTCATCTCGCTAAAACCACTGGACCGCGATCAGGCCGAAGTGGCCTTCTGGGTGGCACCGTCCTTTTGGGGAACAGGGCTGGCCCGGACTGCGCTGAAAGCCATGGTCGAGGCGAACCCATTGGGGGCGACCACGATGTTTGCCGAGATTTTTCAGGACAATCAGGCCTCGGCACGTGTCGTCACGGCCGCGGGGTTCGATTACATCGGGGATGCGGAAACCTACAGCGTTGCCCGGGGCGGTCGAGTCCCAACGTGGACCTACCTGCGCAAACTTTAA
- a CDS encoding GNAT family N-acetyltransferase — protein MTAQTLTTARLILRPLRQSDGPDIVRALNDIEVSKWLTRVPYPYSVHDANWFAAHIARERFVFGVEFEGRIVGTIGCEREFGYWLGRAYWGRGLMPEAAEAVLTAYFAAGYDRIESGYFAENARSASVLHKMGFVETGQSTSASLARQGPVERIDMILTRQAFEARNGN, from the coding sequence ATGACCGCCCAGACCCTGACCACTGCCCGTTTGATCCTTCGCCCGCTGCGGCAATCTGATGGCCCTGACATTGTTCGGGCCCTGAACGATATAGAGGTCAGCAAATGGCTGACCCGGGTACCCTATCCCTATTCCGTGCATGATGCGAACTGGTTCGCGGCCCATATCGCCCGAGAACGGTTTGTCTTCGGTGTGGAATTTGAGGGCCGGATCGTGGGCACCATCGGCTGCGAAAGGGAGTTTGGCTATTGGCTCGGTCGCGCCTATTGGGGGCGCGGGTTGATGCCGGAGGCCGCAGAAGCCGTGCTGACGGCCTATTTCGCTGCGGGTTATGATCGGATCGAATCCGGGTATTTTGCGGAAAATGCTCGTTCGGCCAGCGTTCTGCACAAAATGGGATTCGTCGAGACAGGACAGTCGACGTCAGCCTCTCTGGCGCGTCAGGGCCCGGTGGAACGGATCGACATGATCCTCACCCGTCAGGCGTTTGAAGCGCGAAACGGCAATTGA
- the obgE gene encoding GTPase ObgE encodes MKFLDLAKVYIRSGSGGNGCVSFRREKFIEYGGPNGGDGGRGGSVIIEAVDGLNTLIDFRYQQHFFAQNGQAGMGNNRTGHDGDDILLRVPAGTEILDEDEETVIADLTEVGDRVVLAKGGNGGWGNTRFKTSTNQAPARANPGQQGIERTIWLRLKLIADAGLLGLPNAGKSTFLSVTSNARPKIADYPFTTLHPNLGVVGVDGAEFVVADIPGLIEGASEGRGLGDLFLGHVERCAVLLHLIDGTSEDVVGDYETIIHEIEAYSHILGDKPRVTVLNKVDSLLDEEVAEKKAALEEASGGRIYAMSGVSKQGVDTVLRALKAEISMDRLRMKKSEDGDDEENTSWQP; translated from the coding sequence ATGAAATTCCTCGATCTTGCAAAGGTCTACATCCGCTCCGGTTCCGGGGGGAACGGTTGTGTGTCGTTCCGTCGCGAGAAATTCATTGAATACGGCGGCCCGAATGGCGGGGACGGCGGGCGCGGGGGCTCTGTGATAATCGAGGCGGTCGACGGGTTGAACACGCTGATCGACTTCCGTTACCAACAGCATTTCTTTGCCCAGAACGGACAGGCCGGGATGGGCAACAATCGCACCGGTCACGATGGTGATGACATCCTGTTACGCGTGCCCGCAGGCACCGAAATTCTGGACGAGGACGAAGAGACTGTGATTGCCGACCTGACCGAGGTGGGCGACCGCGTCGTGTTGGCCAAGGGCGGCAATGGCGGCTGGGGCAATACCCGGTTCAAGACCTCGACCAACCAGGCGCCAGCGCGCGCCAATCCGGGGCAACAGGGCATTGAGCGCACCATCTGGCTGCGTCTGAAGCTGATCGCCGACGCGGGCCTTTTGGGGTTGCCGAATGCTGGGAAGTCGACCTTCCTGTCGGTGACCTCGAATGCGCGCCCCAAGATCGCGGATTACCCGTTCACCACGCTGCACCCGAATTTGGGCGTCGTGGGCGTGGACGGTGCGGAATTCGTTGTGGCCGATATTCCTGGTCTGATCGAAGGGGCCTCCGAGGGGCGCGGTTTGGGTGATTTGTTCCTTGGCCATGTGGAGCGCTGTGCGGTGCTGCTGCATCTGATCGACGGCACCTCAGAGGATGTGGTGGGCGACTATGAAACCATCATCCATGAAATCGAGGCCTATTCCCACATTCTGGGCGACAAGCCGCGTGTGACGGTGCTCAACAAGGTGGACAGCCTGCTTGACGAAGAGGTGGCAGAGAAGAAAGCCGCGCTGGAAGAGGCGTCAGGCGGGCGCATCTATGCGATGTCGGGCGTGTCGAAACAGGGGGTTGATACCGTGTTGCGCGCGCTAAAGGCCGAAATCTCCATGGATCGTCTGCGGATGAAGAAATCCGAAGACGGTGACGATGAGGAAAACACGTCGTGGCAACCCTGA
- the proB gene encoding glutamate 5-kinase, giving the protein MATLTDAKLVVIKIGSALLVEDGHLRADWLTGLAEDVAMLKSRGMSVILVSSGSIALGRGILGLAPGELPLEQSQAAASVGQIRLARAYQEALEPHGITTAQILLTLEDSADRRRYLNSRATLDALLSLGTVPIVNENDTVATDEIRYGDNDRLAAQIAVTVGADRLVLLSDVDGLYTANPSVDPDAVHLPVVEDITAEIEAMAGDPVSGVSKGGMRTKIMAAKTAISGGCAMVITEGFKHRPLAALEAGARATWFLAHEDPDHARKRWIGAMKPKGEIYVDAGAVGALAKGKSLLPVGVEEVVGHFGRGEPVLVLGPDGARIGLGLSRYTSDEAEAIKGAHSEDIQAILGYAGRAALIHRDDMVL; this is encoded by the coding sequence GTGGCAACCCTGACGGATGCAAAACTGGTCGTGATCAAGATCGGCTCGGCCCTGTTGGTCGAGGACGGCCATTTGCGGGCCGACTGGTTGACGGGTCTGGCCGAAGATGTGGCGATGCTCAAATCCCGGGGCATGTCGGTGATCCTTGTGTCTTCTGGCTCGATTGCCTTGGGGCGTGGTATTCTGGGGCTTGCACCCGGGGAGTTGCCGCTGGAACAGTCGCAGGCGGCGGCCTCGGTCGGGCAGATCCGTCTGGCGCGGGCCTATCAGGAGGCGCTTGAACCCCATGGCATCACCACGGCACAAATCCTTCTGACGCTTGAAGACAGCGCGGATAGGCGTCGGTATCTGAACTCGCGCGCCACGCTGGACGCGTTGCTGTCGCTTGGCACTGTGCCCATCGTCAACGAAAACGACACCGTGGCCACAGATGAAATCCGCTATGGCGACAACGACCGTCTGGCCGCGCAGATCGCAGTGACGGTGGGGGCGGACCGTCTGGTGCTGCTGTCCGATGTGGACGGGCTTTATACGGCGAACCCTTCGGTGGACCCCGACGCAGTGCATTTGCCGGTGGTGGAAGACATCACCGCCGAGATCGAAGCCATGGCTGGAGACCCAGTTTCGGGCGTCTCAAAAGGCGGTATGAGGACCAAGATCATGGCCGCCAAAACGGCGATCTCTGGTGGCTGCGCCATGGTGATCACCGAAGGTTTCAAACATCGCCCGCTGGCTGCGCTTGAAGCCGGGGCGCGGGCAACATGGTTCCTCGCCCATGAAGATCCCGATCACGCGCGCAAACGCTGGATCGGTGCAATGAAGCCCAAGGGCGAAATCTATGTCGATGCCGGGGCTGTTGGAGCGCTGGCGAAAGGGAAGTCACTGTTGCCCGTCGGCGTCGAGGAGGTTGTTGGCCATTTTGGCCGGGGCGAACCAGTTCTGGTGCTTGGGCCTGATGGCGCGCGCATCGGGCTGGGGCTGTCTCGCTACACCTCGGATGAGGCCGAAGCGATCAAGGGCGCGCATTCAGAAGACATACAGGCAATCCTTGGCTATGCGGGCCGGGCTGCTTTGATCCACAGGGATGATATGGTGCTATGA
- a CDS encoding glutamate-5-semialdehyde dehydrogenase, with protein MSDTTDVKQVMQDLGRRAKAAAAQLATASAARKEQALNAAADAIWAQRAEILAANEKDMAFGREKGLTDAMMDRLKLDEARLQGIMDGLRAVAAQKDPVGDVMAEWDRPNGLHIQRVRTPLGVIGVIYESRPNVTADAGALCLKAGNSVILRGGSESFHSSGAIHACLVAGLKAAGLPEDAILRVPTRDRAAVTEMLHMTDYIDVIVPRGGKGLVGLVQREARVPVFAHLEGIVHIFVDASADPEKALKVVLNAKTRRTGICGAAECLLIHKDIAETLGRDLVAALVQKGVEVRGDAAVQALVAGVTPATEADWGCEYLDSIIAAKVVEDLDAAIAHIQTYSSHHTDCILSETQSHVDRFFAEIDSAILMHNSSTQFADGGEFGMGAEIGIATGKMHARGPVGAEQLTSFKYLVTSAGAVRG; from the coding sequence ATGAGCGATACCACAGACGTAAAACAGGTGATGCAAGATCTCGGACGCCGGGCCAAAGCGGCGGCTGCGCAATTGGCCACAGCTTCGGCGGCGCGCAAGGAACAGGCGCTGAACGCGGCCGCCGATGCGATCTGGGCGCAGCGGGCGGAGATCCTGGCCGCAAACGAAAAAGACATGGCCTTTGGCCGTGAAAAGGGGCTGACCGATGCCATGATGGATCGGCTCAAGCTGGATGAGGCCCGGCTGCAGGGCATCATGGACGGGTTGCGCGCGGTGGCGGCGCAAAAGGACCCGGTCGGCGATGTCATGGCGGAATGGGACCGGCCCAACGGGCTGCACATTCAGCGCGTGCGCACGCCCTTGGGGGTGATCGGCGTGATCTATGAAAGCCGCCCGAATGTGACGGCGGATGCCGGGGCGCTTTGTCTGAAGGCGGGCAATTCAGTCATCCTGCGCGGGGGGTCGGAAAGCTTTCACAGTTCGGGGGCAATCCATGCCTGTCTGGTGGCCGGGTTGAAAGCTGCGGGCCTGCCCGAGGATGCGATCCTGCGTGTGCCTACCCGCGATCGTGCGGCGGTGACCGAGATGCTGCATATGACCGATTACATCGACGTGATCGTGCCACGTGGTGGCAAGGGGCTGGTCGGACTGGTGCAACGTGAAGCCCGGGTGCCAGTCTTTGCCCATCTTGAGGGCATCGTGCATATTTTCGTTGATGCGTCCGCAGATCCGGAAAAAGCGCTCAAAGTCGTGCTGAACGCCAAGACGCGGCGCACAGGCATCTGTGGCGCGGCCGAATGCCTGCTGATCCACAAAGACATCGCAGAGACGCTGGGCCGCGATCTGGTGGCCGCTCTGGTCCAAAAAGGGGTTGAGGTGCGCGGTGATGCGGCGGTTCAGGCGCTGGTCGCCGGCGTGACCCCGGCGACAGAGGCGGATTGGGGCTGTGAATATCTCGACAGCATCATCGCCGCCAAGGTTGTCGAGGATCTCGACGCGGCGATTGCCCATATCCAGACCTATTCGTCCCATCACACCGATTGCATCCTGTCGGAAACGCAATCCCATGTGGACCGGTTCTTTGCCGAGATCGACAGCGCGATCCTGATGCACAATTCCTCGACGCAATTCGCTGATGGTGGCGAATTCGGTATGGGGGCCGAGATCGGGATCGCGACGGGCAAGATGCACGCGCGCGGACCGGTGGGGGCTGAGCAATTGACCAGCTTCAAATATCTTGTGACCTCCGCAGGGGCCGTGCGCGGCTGA
- a CDS encoding histidine phosphotransferase family protein, with protein MPRPFARDIASKVGSRICHDLISPIGAIANGFELLSLTQPVESPEFSLISKSVENANARLRFFRIAFGATSTGQSIGAPEMADILTHLSTPRLQYQWRLESDCLREEAKLACLMLLCLETALPKTGEIQIGYRNEQWQLHARGDTLAPDTALWARLNRPDVDAEDLSPGQIQFLLAPLQADLLGRRIHSMAGGDTLTLTA; from the coding sequence ATGCCAAGACCCTTTGCCCGCGACATCGCTTCAAAAGTCGGCTCCCGCATTTGTCATGATCTAATCAGCCCGATTGGCGCAATTGCCAATGGGTTCGAACTGCTCAGCCTGACGCAACCTGTCGAGAGCCCCGAATTCAGCCTTATCTCCAAAAGCGTAGAGAATGCAAATGCCCGTCTGCGTTTCTTTCGCATCGCGTTCGGCGCGACTTCGACCGGACAGAGTATTGGGGCCCCGGAGATGGCGGACATTCTGACACACCTGTCGACCCCGCGTCTGCAGTATCAGTGGCGGCTGGAGAGCGACTGCCTGCGCGAAGAGGCCAAACTGGCCTGTCTGATGCTGCTCTGCCTTGAAACCGCGCTTCCCAAAACCGGCGAAATCCAGATCGGCTATCGCAACGAACAATGGCAACTGCACGCCCGTGGGGATACGTTGGCGCCAGATACTGCGCTTTGGGCAAGGCTCAATCGCCCCGACGTCGACGCCGAAGACCTGAGCCCAGGGCAGATCCAGTTTCTGCTGGCTCCCTTGCAGGCAGACCTCCTCGGACGCCGCATCCACAGCATGGCGGGCGGCGACACGCTGACCCTGACCGCCTGA
- a CDS encoding DUF3553 domain-containing protein, with product MNDLNAMLEPGQMVRHPQQPDWGLGQVQSNIGGKLTVMFQHAGKVVIDSRRVGLLPVFE from the coding sequence ATGAATGATCTCAATGCGATGCTTGAGCCGGGACAAATGGTGCGGCATCCGCAGCAGCCGGATTGGGGTCTGGGACAGGTGCAGTCGAATATCGGTGGAAAACTGACGGTGATGTTTCAGCATGCAGGAAAAGTGGTGATCGACAGCCGCCGTGTCGGGCTTTTGCCGGTGTTTGAATGA
- a CDS encoding GNAT family N-acyltransferase, with protein sequence MSALDTPLELRFARDEVDLRAAQRLRYHVFVEELGSDGDMVDHAARLEADSFDPDYEHLMLIDRGRSDDPLEQCVGVYRLLSGEKAEKLGGYYSEAEYDLTALKSSGKRLLELGRSCVAKDYRGGTALFQMWAGLAKHVIEEGYDVLFGTASFFGADPSQYAEALSLLHHRHLAPEALRARVLPEHFQSMNLMAEDAIDRRRAMLAIPPLIKAYLRLGGAVGEGAYVDRAFNTVDVLLILDIDKISPRQREMYTRGLPG encoded by the coding sequence ATGAGTGCTTTGGACACGCCCCTAGAGCTTCGTTTTGCCCGTGATGAGGTCGATCTGCGCGCTGCCCAGCGTTTGCGCTATCACGTCTTTGTCGAAGAGCTCGGATCGGATGGGGATATGGTCGATCACGCGGCGCGGCTCGAAGCGGACAGTTTCGATCCGGACTATGAACATCTGATGTTGATCGATCGGGGTCGATCTGACGACCCTTTGGAACAATGTGTGGGCGTCTATCGTCTGTTGTCGGGGGAGAAGGCCGAAAAGCTCGGCGGGTATTACAGTGAAGCCGAATACGATCTGACCGCGCTCAAATCTTCGGGTAAACGTCTGCTGGAACTGGGGCGGTCCTGTGTCGCCAAAGATTACCGCGGTGGCACCGCGCTGTTTCAGATGTGGGCCGGGCTGGCGAAACATGTGATCGAGGAGGGTTATGACGTCCTGTTCGGGACTGCCTCGTTCTTTGGGGCCGATCCGTCCCAGTATGCTGAGGCGCTTTCGCTGCTCCATCACCGCCATCTGGCACCGGAGGCATTGCGGGCGCGGGTTCTGCCCGAACATTTCCAGTCGATGAATCTGATGGCGGAGGATGCCATTGATCGCAGGCGCGCCATGCTGGCGATACCGCCGTTGATCAAAGCCTATCTGCGGCTTGGCGGTGCTGTGGGGGAGGGCGCCTATGTGGATCGCGCCTTCAACACCGTGGATGTGCTGCTGATCCTCGACATCGACAAGATCTCGCCGCGCCAGCGCGAGATGTACACGCGGGGATTGCCCGGATGA
- a CDS encoding lysophospholipid acyltransferase family protein has protein sequence MSGPLWESRIPPTPPNPAPWGSLRALRRGVPVVLMILICMVLMLLTRAVERVLVGPRRPWSSVFPRFVSRNALRFLGVRLTVRGTPMRHHGAVVANHSTWLDIFVLNAVQRIFFVSKAEVANWPGIGTMAKATGTVFIRRDRKDAAVQKRLFEERLQMGHKLLFFPEGTSSDSLRVLPFKPTLFAAFFTPELSDDIWIQPVTAHYIAPPGEDDRFYGWWGDMGFGPSLMQVLKVRHQGRVEVVFHTPIAVREVKDRKEMARLCETAVRSGLPPVPEAYIDV, from the coding sequence ATGAGTGGGCCGCTCTGGGAAAGCCGCATTCCGCCAACGCCGCCCAATCCCGCCCCTTGGGGCAGTCTGCGGGCGCTCAGACGCGGGGTGCCCGTTGTGCTGATGATTCTGATCTGCATGGTACTGATGTTGCTCACCCGCGCGGTGGAGCGGGTGCTTGTCGGGCCACGTCGTCCATGGTCGTCGGTCTTCCCCCGTTTCGTGTCGCGCAATGCGCTGCGCTTCTTGGGGGTCAGGTTGACCGTGCGCGGGACGCCAATGCGCCACCACGGGGCGGTGGTCGCCAACCACTCCACATGGCTCGACATTTTCGTGCTGAATGCGGTTCAGCGGATTTTCTTTGTGTCCAAGGCCGAAGTCGCCAACTGGCCGGGCATTGGTACGATGGCCAAGGCGACCGGGACGGTGTTCATCCGCCGCGACCGCAAGGACGCCGCCGTGCAAAAGCGCCTCTTCGAAGAGCGGCTTCAAATGGGGCACAAACTTCTGTTCTTTCCCGAAGGTACGTCAAGCGATAGCCTGCGGGTGTTGCCTTTCAAACCCACGCTCTTTGCGGCGTTTTTCACCCCTGAGCTGAGCGACGACATCTGGATTCAGCCGGTCACGGCCCATTATATCGCCCCCCCGGGCGAAGATGACAGGTTCTATGGCTGGTGGGGCGATATGGGCTTTGGGCCGTCGCTGATGCAGGTTCTCAAGGTCAGACATCAGGGCCGGGTCGAGGTGGTGTTTCACACCCCGATTGCGGTGAGAGAGGTGAAAGACCGCAAAGAAATGGCGCGGCTGTGCGAAACGGCTGTGCGTTCAGGTTTGCCACCGGTTCCAGAGGCCTATATCGACGTCTGA
- a CDS encoding thiamine phosphate synthase produces the protein MSEPQQDLPQIYLLTPTAFDVESFPAQLSAVLEAHPIACVRLALASKDEYELGKAADACREVCHARDVAIVIESHVALAERHGLDGVHLTDGSRSIRKVRKTLGDDAIVGTFCGASRHDGMTAGESGADYIAFGPAGDTDLGDGTRAEFALFEWWSQMIEVPVVAEGALTADIVRSLAPVTDFFAIGDEIWSSEDPVKALGDLISAMG, from the coding sequence ATGTCCGAGCCGCAACAAGACCTGCCACAAATCTATCTTCTGACCCCGACCGCCTTCGATGTGGAAAGCTTCCCGGCGCAACTGTCCGCCGTGCTGGAGGCCCATCCCATCGCCTGTGTGCGCCTCGCGCTGGCCTCAAAAGACGAATACGAGCTGGGCAAAGCCGCAGATGCCTGCCGCGAAGTCTGCCACGCCCGTGACGTTGCCATCGTGATCGAAAGCCATGTGGCTCTGGCCGAACGTCATGGTCTTGATGGCGTACATCTTACTGATGGGTCGCGTTCCATCCGTAAGGTGCGCAAGACTCTGGGCGACGATGCGATCGTGGGCACCTTCTGCGGCGCCTCGCGCCATGATGGTATGACCGCGGGCGAAAGCGGCGCGGATTACATCGCGTTCGGCCCCGCAGGCGACACCGATCTGGGCGATGGCACCCGTGCCGAATTCGCCCTCTTTGAGTGGTGGTCACAGATGATTGAGGTTCCCGTCGTGGCCGAAGGCGCCTTGACCGCAGACATCGTGCGCAGCCTCGCCCCGGTCACCGACTTTTTCGCCATCGGCGATGAAATCTGGTCCAGCGAAGACCCTGTGAAGGCTCTGGGCGATCTGATCTCCGCGATGGGGTGA
- a CDS encoding RNA methyltransferase, protein MSAPSETATGVTNGPTPAFILVRPQMGENIGGAARAMWNFGLDRMRVVAPRDGWPNQKAVAMASGAGRLLDEAGHFESVRAAVADCDYVFATTARMRGITKPVMTPERAMEHARAISAEGGKVGVLFGPERAGLENEDVVEANAIITVPVNPEFPSLNLAQAVLLNAYEWGRQSTHTAPEVVEMAKTEWAGHLEVEKLGDHYEEVLDEAGFFFPETKAEGMKLNLRNLWSRMPMTRADVQMFHGMMRQMRRWKERG, encoded by the coding sequence ATGTCCGCCCCCTCAGAAACCGCCACCGGCGTCACCAACGGTCCGACCCCGGCCTTTATTCTGGTGCGCCCGCAGATGGGGGAAAACATCGGAGGCGCGGCCCGGGCCATGTGGAATTTCGGTCTCGACCGGATGCGCGTGGTTGCGCCCCGCGACGGCTGGCCGAACCAGAAGGCCGTGGCGATGGCCTCGGGGGCGGGGCGGCTTCTGGACGAAGCCGGGCATTTCGAGAGCGTGCGCGCGGCGGTTGCCGATTGTGACTATGTCTTTGCCACCACGGCGCGGATGCGGGGCATCACCAAACCGGTGATGACACCCGAACGGGCGATGGAACATGCCCGCGCGATCAGCGCAGAGGGGGGTAAGGTCGGCGTGCTGTTCGGCCCCGAACGTGCGGGGCTGGAAAACGAAGATGTGGTCGAGGCCAATGCGATCATCACTGTTCCGGTCAATCCGGAGTTCCCGTCGTTGAACCTTGCGCAGGCCGTGTTGCTCAATGCCTATGAATGGGGTCGCCAGTCGACGCATACCGCGCCGGAGGTGGTTGAGATGGCCAAGACCGAATGGGCCGGGCATCTCGAGGTCGAAAAGCTCGGCGATCACTACGAAGAGGTGTTGGACGAAGCCGGGTTCTTTTTCCCGGAGACCAAGGCCGAAGGCATGAAGCTCAACCTGCGCAACCTGTGGTCTCGTATGCCGATGACACGGGCCGATGTGCAGATGTTTCATGGTATGATGCGTCAGATGCGGCGTTGGAAAGAGCGCGGTTAA